In one Brienomyrus brachyistius isolate T26 chromosome 12, BBRACH_0.4, whole genome shotgun sequence genomic region, the following are encoded:
- the LOC125705225 gene encoding endonuclease domain-containing 1 protein-like, producing MCVCEGALLSLIVLFLPLTAPHVVHRFSDVLECEQFFLYKRPPEISGILVGGNVQDQNRYKVICQFFRNKYRFATLYDTIKRIPVFSAYKFIGKKEPPTTTTRDYLEPQLEELQKEMTLFLRKHCEKQATAHDYKNSKEKENLTKGHLFPKQHSSDHETQNSTMTLTNIVPQNANFNAGPWSQMEQNVTTLMNTHCNGSNGNTEAYVVTGAVPGNQTLAHRVNIPALMWTAFRCKTNDGEWMSMAHWGENANTTEKMETKTVTELERKLKESYNADMVKIFPQQCENGHLSSMEKLYYHSHMFHGDRFKERLKKRVMHHQRKRLRILHSDK from the exons atgtgtgtgtgtgaaggtgcaCTCTTGTCTCTCATTGTGCTGTTTCTGCCTCTCACTGCACCGCATGTTGTGCACAGATTCAGTGATGTTCTGGAATGTGAGCAGTTCTTTTTGTATAAAAGACCTCCAGAGATATCCGGCATTCTTGTTGGAGGAAATGTTCAAGATCAGAATCGTTATAAAGTAATATGCCAATTTTTCCGTAACAAATACAGGTTTGCTACTCTCTATGATACAATCAAAAGGatccctgtgttttctgcttaTAAATTCATTGGGAAAAAGGAGCCTCCTACAACAACCACACGTGACTATCTTGAGCCACAG CTTGAAGAGCTACAGAAAGAGATGACattatttttgagaaagcattGTGAAAAGCAAGCTACTGCTCACGATTATAAAAAttcaaaagaaaaagaaaatcttACCAAGGGTCACCTCTTTCCGAAACAACATTCCAGTGATCATGAAACACAAAATTCCACCATGACTCTCACCAACATTGTCCCTCAGAATGCAAACTTCAATGCAGGCCCATGGAGCCAAATGGAGCAAAATGTTACAACTTTAATGAACACGCACTGCAACGGTTCAAATGGAAACACAGAGGCTTATGTGGTGACTGGAGCTGTTCCTGGCAATCAGACACTGGCGCACAGAGTGAACATCCCTGCTCTGATGTGGACGGCTTTCCGCTGTAAGACAAATGATGGGGAATGGATGTCAATGGCACACTGGGGCGAAAATGCAAATACGacggaaaaaatggagacaaagaCAGTTACAGAGTTGGAGAGAAAACTGAAAGAATCTTATAATGCTGACATGGTGAAGATATTTCCACAACAATGTGAGAATGGGCACCTATCCTCCATGGAGAAGTTGTACTACCATTCGCATATGTTTCATGGGGACCGATTTAAAGAACGTTTGAAGAAACGGGTTATGCATCATCAAAGGAAACGTCTCCGCATTCTCCACAGTGATAAGTGA